DNA sequence from the Gadus morhua chromosome 21, gadMor3.0, whole genome shotgun sequence genome:
GTTACAGTGCGGGTGGTGTTACAGTGCGGGTGGTGTCGGTGTGGGTGGTGTAACAGTGCGGGTGGTGTCGGTGTGGGTGGTGTAACAGTGCGGGTGGTGTTACTGTGCGGGTGGGGTCGGTGTGGGTGGTGTAACAGTGCGGGTGGTGTCGGTGCGGGTGGTGTTACAGTGCGGGTGGTGTAACAGTGCGGGTGGTGTAACAGTGCGGGTGGTGTTACAGTGCGGGTGGTGTTACAGTGCGGGTGGGGTCGGTGTGGGTGGTGTTACAGTGCGGGTGGTGTTACTGTGCGGGTGGTGTCGGTGTGGGTGGTGTAACAGTGCGGGTGGTGTTACTGTGCGGGTGGGGTCGGTGTGGGTGGTGTAACAGTGCGGGTGGTGTTACTGTGCGGGTGGGGTCGGTGTGGGTGGTGTAACAGTGCGGGTGGTGTCGGTGCGGGTGGTGTTACAGTGCGGGTGGTGTAACAGTGCGGGTGGTGTAACAGTGCGGGTGGTGTAACAGTGTGGGTGGTGTTACAGTGCGGGTGGTGTAACAGTGCGGGTGGTGTAACAGTGCGGGTGGTGTAACAGTGCGGGTGGTGTTACAGTGCGGGTGGTGTTACAGTGCGGGTGGGGTCGGTGTGGGTGGTGTAACAGTGCGGGTGGTGTTACTGTGCGGGTGGTGTCGGTGTGGGTGGTGTAACAGTGCGGGTGGTGTTACTGTGCGGGTGGGGTCGGTGTGGGTGGTGTAACAGTGCGGGTGGTGTTACTGTGCGGGTGGGGTCGGTGTGGGTGGTGTAACAGTGCGGGTGGTGTTACAGTGCGGGTGGTGTCGGTGTGGGTGGTGTAACAGTGCGGGTGGTGTCGGTGTGGGTGGTGTAACAGTGCGGGTGGGGTCGGTGTGGGTGGTGTAACAGTGCGGGTGGTGTTACTGTGCGGGTGGGGTCGGTGTGGGTGGTGTAACAGTGCGGGTGGTGTCGGTGCGGGTGGTGCTATCCTGCGGGTGGTGTGGTGCGGCTCTGACCTCGGGCAGCAGGTGGATGCGCTCGTAGCGCCGTCTGAAGGGCAGGCTGAGCACGGAGCAGCGGCGGTacgggaggggcggggccggcaGCTCCAGCATCAGGTCTGAGCGGTGGGACTGGGCGGGCGGGGGCTGGGTGTACTGCTCCGGACACACCACGTGgagcggctgggggggggggggggggggttatcacaggcctggaccaatcacaggcctggaccaatcacaggcctggaccaatcacaggcctcaCTGCCGCCTCGCCTCGACTGAAGGTAACGATGTCGGGGAGCGAGGACGTAGGCGGTCCGCGACCGCCTTGCggtgcgtgaacgtgggaccataatcagcatTTAGGGTGAGGGGACGGCGGGGGGTCAAGGTTCACTTGTTCAACTCGACtgcagagccccccccctccctccctcctacgcACCTGTTGGAGGTGGACCGGCCTGGCAGCGGCTATAGGACCTAGCATTGTGGAGCATCTCATCCTGTCTGCTGTATACGGGGTTATCCTAGTGATTgtcagtgcttggcacttggttctatgaacatcctcactgtatcGACAGCCATAtactgttgtttctctttcttctgactaatggactcattgtaagtcgttttggatGAATGTATAATGAAGCCCAGATGTCTGAGGGCCATCACTGAGCCAGATGCCCTGACCCCTACTTCCCCTTTAAGGACGTGGATCTAAAGTTTCCTGCCAAAGTCCTTCTGGATGAAGATGACTGACTCTGTAGTAAACAGTATGCGCTGCCATCTGGCCAGAAAGGTTTCTCTTTGTTTAGCCAAAACAGTATATAGTGAGGATAAAAGATCATTGAACATCGCTTTGGAATTTAGTTTAGAGTGGAGGAGCTTAATCATGCCGGCCGTTTAAAAAAACCTGCAACAGATGTTTGAGTGTTTTTCTGAGGCCTTGGCTCCAACTAGTATCAACCCATCATATCCATAGATAGAACGCGTCTACCTCAGTGTAGACTTTGATACAATAAGAGTCCTGATCGTATTGGTGCGGGCCCGGGGCCAGTTCTACTGTTTATGTCCAGTAGCGTCTCCTCATTGGCTGGTTCGAACCGGAGGGCGGGCTCACCTGGATCTCCTTGAGCAGCTTGGACACCTGGTGGAAGTTGAGGCGCGTGTCGATGGGGCAGTACACACACTTCATGGCCAGGGGCTGGTAGGGGGCCAGCGCGTCCAGGTAGGAGAAGTCTGGCTCTGGGGGGACAGACGGGAGACAAACCCTGAGGACCCACCCTGAGACAAACCCTGAGGACCCACCCTGagacagactggccctgagactggccctgagactggccctgagacagactggccctgagacagactggccctgagactggccctgagacagactggccctgagacagactggccctgagacagactggccctgagacagactggccctgagactggccctgagacagactggccctgagacagactgggactgagacagactgggactgagacagactgggactgagactggccctgagacagactggccctgagacagactggccctgagacagactggccctgagacagAATGGGACTGAGACAGACTGGGACTGAGACAGACTGGGACTGagactggccctgagacagactggccctgagacGGACTGGCCCTGAGACGGACTGGCCCTGAGACGGACTGGCCCTGagacagactggccctgagactggccctgagacagactggccctgagacTGGCCCTGAGACTGGCCCTGAGGcagactggccctgagacagactggccctgagacagactggccctgagactggccctgagacagactggccctgagactggccctgagacagactggccctgagacagactggccctgagacagactggccctgagacagactgggactgagacagactgggactgagactggccctgagacagactggccctgagacagactggccctgagacagactgggactgagacagactggccctgagacagactgggactgagacagactggccctgagacagactggccctgagactggccctgagactggccctgagacagactggccctgagacagactggccctgagacagactgggactgagactggccctgagacagactgggactgagacagactggccctgagacagactgggactgagactggccctgagacagactggccctgagactggccctgagacagactggccctgagactggccctgagactggccctgagacagactggccctgagactggccctgagacagactggccctgagactggccctgagactggccctgagacagactggccctgagacagactggccctgagacagactggccctgagacagactggccctgagacagactgggactgagactggccctgagacagactgggactgagacagactggccctgagacagactggccctgagacagactgggactgagactggccctgagacagactggccctgagactggccctgagacagactggccctgagactggccctgagacagactggccctgagactggccctgagacagactggccctgagacagactggccctgagacagactggccctgagacagactggccctgagacagactggccctgagacTGGTCCACTGAATAAGTGGGTGGGTCAGTTATGGTTCTTGTGGCCATTTGTCCCTTCCGCTACACCCGACTTACGTAActacatagcatagcatagcatagcatagatTGCATAGCTTAACCTAATATAGCCTAGCATAGCATAGCCTGGCAtagcttagcctagcctagcctagcagtGGCTCACAGCGGGGGCTGTACCGGTGAAGATGATGGTGTTGAGGCTGGATCGGCCCCACAGCTCCATGAAGTGCACCACGTCCCCGAAGCGCAGCGAGGGGTGGCCCGTGAAGACCACGCAGGGCTGCCGGAACTCGCTGCTGAAGTCCCCGTGGATGCTGGGGTAGTGCTTCAGCTTGTTGGTCTGGATCAGCTGCAGGAGAGACGCCGCGGTGAGGCTACACGCTAGAATGGCTGTTTACGTGTGGAGTAAACCGGGTGTGAGACCCGATACTAGTCCGGCTGTTCAAACAGTTATCAAAACCAGGTGCGAGACCAGATACAATTCATGCCTTATGCTTATATAAGAAAAACCTGGTTCCCCTGTAGGTGAACCAGGTGTGACACCAGACGGAGACTAGTCCTACTGCTGCCATGATGAACCAGGTGTGACACCAGACGGAGGCTAGTCCTACTGCACATGTGGAACCATTCCTGAATGAATCCCCGATACAGCACCCACCTCTGCGTGGGGGAAGGGCGGCTCAGGGAGGTAGACCTTGGACTGTTTGTTGTGGCAGAGCCTGCAATGGGccacattaacacacaacacaacacacaacacaacacacaacacacgcaatCAGCAAGGTGCCAGGCCCGAGTAGTCAAACACTGATCAAAACGTAACGGATCACAGCTTAAACACAGCTTTGAATCAAAACAACTGGACGGTCTTGAATAATTACTGTAGCTTATGAACCATATCCTCGTGCGGCCTCAGGATATGGTTATCCTGGTTGTAaacaatattattaaaaaaatggatagggaaaatgttcaaattaaaagcccccCCACCACTCGGCGAAGATCTGGGAGAACTCCAGGGAGCTGTTGGCGATGGGGGAGATGAAGTAGAAGGGCGTGCTGCCCAGGTTGGCGCTGTCGATGAACTGGTACAGGCACTCCAGCAGGTCGTAGATCACCCCCGACGAGTAGCAGGGCACCAGCACGTTGCCCCCCGCGCGGATCGTCATGGCTACGGGCGGCATGGCAACAACATCAGCACCACCGTGAACACTCAGAACCTCCCAGCTGGGAGTCCAACACCACAGCCACACTATACTCATGACTGCagtgaattaatgaatgaatgctgaatgaatgaatgaagcacAACAGGCTTTTGAGTGGCCAAGGAGAACAATTAAggattaaaatgtttttttaatacacaaaaggtgagtgagtgactcaTGGTTTGTGTATCATGATGTCATCGTTTGGTTTGACTGAACCCATCCTGTAGGCCGACGCCCAGCGGGCTCTCATCAGAACAGCCTACCCAGGTTGCTGCAGAACTCTCCCAGCATGCCGTCCGGGTTGGCAGTGGGCATCTGCGTAAGGCCCGTCAGGATCAGGATGTCGCTGTTCTTCAGCGAGCTCTGGTCCATCGgctggagagacagaggaggaagaggaggtcagGGTGGACTTTGGACCGCTTTCAAAGAACCATCAAAGCAGACTTTAACTCCTTGGCTGCCAAAGTCCTCTCCAGTATTATTGAAGGAACCCTATTTTACCAACCAGGTATGATAGGTACATCCACGTACCAGCCTgaccagtggactgtaccaactgggaGGTTGATCCAGCCAGAGTCGATGTGCGAACACTCCCATGCGTGGATAGACTAATCCACATCGCCCCTGCTGGTAAAACCTAAGACCCTCTCAGTGGATCCCAGGTGGGTCTCACCTGTGGATGtgtggtgaggagggaggagccgGACATATAGGAGACCTTCTCGTAATGTGATTGGATGATCCAGTTGGAGCTGCCCAATGAGTAGCCGGAGCTTAGAGGGGACACCTGCACAGCGCCAAACAACTcctggagaacaacaacaacaacaacacaaaccagaCGGCGGGTGTTTACATCTGAACTCGCGTTCCagcaggagcagaaggagacGACAGACGAGTCCTCGGGTACGTttagggagaggagtgaggccTGATGGAGGACACGTACCACTTTCTGGGAGTACCCCACCAGCTGCACCTTGCTGAGGGCCGAGTTGACCTCCTGGATGGTGTAGCACCTCTTCCACGCCCACACCTCCGCCACGTCCTTCAGCGGCCCTGGCAACAGCCTGGAACCAACGCCCAATCAGCCGCCGTTCAACACATCACATCCTACTATACACATCATCTAGATCTATTGTCAGCTTTAACGAAAGCAACAACTGAATTTGGATGCATGTGGACACAAGGGGAACGCGGGCAAGGGGGAATCGAATCGAGACCCTTTCGGCTCCACTTTCCTGCCTACATTGTTGCATATTAAAAAGGAACacagtagctgtgttcgaaatcgttccctagccactcactattccctatatagtactcactattccctatatagtgttcatgatatagtgcactatttagggaacgaacaaacgagaattcggacactatgCTTAagatttctaaacgtcatttgcgtcagtaaatgcgacgggtatttgtgtgacgcagacagatgcgccaacatcatgtaaacaaaacgggcactcacgacgaaagctggaggttgtattgatgttgaatgttacatttccttgtttaattaattttgaatgttaaatattctatgttaaatcccaaataaattgttga
Encoded proteins:
- the ints9 gene encoding integrator complex subunit 9 isoform X1, which encodes MKLYCLSGHPTLPCNVLKFKSTTIMLDCGLDTTSVLNFLPLPLVHSPRLSKLPGWVSKDGSINLEKELKECGGRVFVDSQPELCLPERELMDLSTIDVILISNYHCMMALPYITEHSGFTGAVYATEPTLQIGRLLMEELVNHMERVPKAQTATCWKNKEIQRLLPGPLKDVAEVWAWKRCYTIQEVNSALSKVQLVGYSQKVELFGAVQVSPLSSGYSLGSSNWIIQSHYEKVSYMSGSSLLTTHPQPMDQSSLKNSDILILTGLTQMPTANPDGMLGEFCSNLAMTIRAGGNVLVPCYSSGVIYDLLECLYQFIDSANLGSTPFYFISPIANSSLEFSQIFAEWLCHNKQSKVYLPEPPFPHAELIQTNKLKHYPSIHGDFSSEFRQPCVVFTGHPSLRFGDVVHFMELWGRSSLNTIIFTEPDFSYLDALAPYQPLAMKCVYCPIDTRLNFHQVSKLLKEIQPLHVVCPEQYTQPPPAQSHRSDLMLELPAPPLPYRRCSVLSLPFRRRYERIHLLPELAKSLVPSEVKPGVSVATVSGMLQSKDNKHTLMSVPRPPPAAPTKKRKRVAEEPPELLAPKPLLSGAVPLDGFLATLHKHGVSEVKVEETADGHILHLQAEDALIQMEAHATHIVCDNNEPMRTTLRDLVLRFLQKL
- the ints9 gene encoding integrator complex subunit 9 isoform X2; amino-acid sequence: MKLYCLSGHPTLPCNVLKFKSTTIMLDCGLDTTSVLNFLPLPLVHSPRLSKLPGWVSKDGSINLEKELKECGGRVFVDSQPELCLPERELMDLSTIDVILISNYHCMMALPYITEHSGFTGAVYATEPTLQIGRLLMEELVNHMERVPKAQTATCWKNKEIQRLLPGPLKDVAEVWAWKRCYTIQEVNSALSKVQLVGYSQKVELFGAVQVSPLSSGYSLGSSNWIIQSHYEKVSYMSGSSLLTTHPQPMDQSSLKNSDILILTGLTQMPTANPDGMLGEFCSNLAMTIRAGGNVLVPCYSSGVIYDLLECLYQFIDSANLGSTPFYFISPIANSSLEFSQIFAEWLCHNKQSKVYLPEPPFPHAELIQTNKLKHYPSIHGDFSSEFRQPCVVFTGHPSLRFGDVVHFMELWGRSSLNTIIFTEPDFSYLDALAPYQPLAMKCVYCPIDTRLNFHQVSKLLKEIQLAKSLVPSEVKPGVSVATVSGMLQSKDNKHTLMSVPRPPPAAPTKKRKRVAEEPPELLAPKPLLSGAVPLDGFLATLHKHGVSEVKVEETADGHILHLQAEDALIQMEAHATHIVCDNNEPMRTTLRDLVLRFLQKL